The nucleotide window GTTAATTTAAAAACCTTTAGGTATGACAAAAACCTTATATCCCTAACTGAACAAAAGTGAAAAATGGCCGTTTAAGGACGGGCAAAGGGCAGGGGCGTGCAAATATGGCAGTTGTTGTGGTTACAGGAAGGGGGGGTGCTGGAAAGACAACGACAACAGCAAACATAAGCACGTACTTTGCTCAAGAAGATTACAGGGTCCTTGCCATAGATGGAGACCTATACCTTCCTAACCTTGGCCTTCACTTCGCCCTTGACAATGTCAAATACACCGTTCACAGCGTCCTCAAGGACCCGAACATGGATCCTGAGTGGGCCATCTACAGGCACAAGGAGACGGGCGTCTACGTTATGCCCGGCAGTTCGAGACTGGAAGACGTACTTGGCATCTCGGGACAGAGGCTCAGGGATCTTGTCGATAACCTCCGATACAAGTATCCCCTAATATTCGTTGATTCACCTACCGGCGTCCCATTTGACACCCTACCTACTTTCGAGGCTGCCAACTACCAGATAATCGTTGTCGAAATAGAGCGATCCCCTATTTATTCGTTTGAGACGATGGTTGAGAACGAGGTTCTCAAGCTAAAGGCCCTCGGAGACCGCTACGGGCTTAAGGTGGGTGTCGTGATAAACAAGGTCAGGGAGGCCGCTGACGTTATAGACAAGATAGTCGAGGTCATAGAGGAGGAGATAGGTGTTCCCGTCCTTGGTGTTATACCCTTCGATGACAGCGTTCCCGAATCCATAAACGCCGGTATCCCTGTTCTCGTTTACAAGCCCCATAGCGATGCTTCTCTGGCCTTCAAGGAGGCAGGTCAGATTACAGAGGAGTGGATTTTCGGCTCGAAGGGGTGATTCTATGGACATCGAAGAGCTTATAGAGAAGGTCGCCCGGGGGGAGATAAAGCTCCATCAGGTGGAGAAATACACGGAGGGTGACAGGAGGCTCGCGACTGAGATAAGGAGGAAGGCCCTTGAGAGGAAGCTTGGCGTTAAGCTGGAGCATATAGGTCACTACTCCATAGACCCCAATGAGCTCATCGGCAGGAACATAGAGAACATGATAGGCGTCGTCCAGATTCCGATGGGCGTAGCTGGGCCTCTCAGGATAAACGGGGAATATGCGAGGGGCGACTTCTACATACCACTTGCAACAACCGAGGGAGCACTCGTGGCTTCGGTTAACAGGGGTTGTTCCGCCCTGACGGAGGCAGGGGGCGTTGTGACGACGCTCCTCGACGACAAGATGACTAGGGCACCGCTCATCAAGTGTCCTAATGCCAGGAAGGCTAGGGAGGTCGCGGAGTGGGTTAAGGCTAACATAGAGTACCTCCAAGAGAAGGCCGTTTCGAAGGTCACACGGCATGGCAAGCTCCGCGATGTTAAACCCTTCATAGTGGGCAAGAACCTCTACATGCGCTTCGAGTTCGAAACGGGCGATGCCATGGGCATGAACATGGTCACGATAGCGAGCGAGGAGATAATGAAGGTCATCGAGGAACACTTCCCAGACGTTAGGTATCTCGCCCTCTCCGGAAACCTCTGTGTCGATAAGAAGCCTAACGCCGTCAACTTCATCCTCGGGCGCGGAAAGACGGTCATAGCGGAGGCCGTTGTGCCGAGGGGGATAGTTGAGAGGAAGCTAAAGACGACGCCCGAGCTGATAGCGGAGGTTAACTACCTCAAGAACCTCGTGGGCTCGGCCCAGGCCGGGGCCTATGGCTTCAACGCTCATTTCGCCAACATAGTCGGAGCTATATTCCTCGCCACAGGGCAGGACGAGGCCCAGATAACGGAGGGGGCTCATGGGATAACGCTCGCCGAAGTTACGCCGGAGGGCGACCTCTACATAAGCGTCACGATGCCGAGCCTCGAAATCGGGACGGTTGGTGGCGGGACGAGGGTGCCTACGCAGAGGGAAGCCCTGAGTATCATGGGTGTGGCTGGCGGCGGGGATCCGCCCGGCGTCAACGCCAAGAAGTTCGCCGAGATAGTCGCGGGGGCCGTTTTAGCAGGGGAGCTCTCACTCTTGGCTGCTATCGCAGCTAAGCATCTGGCCAGGGCTCACAAGATGCTGGGGCGCTAAAGCTCGATTTCCCTAAACTTTGAATGCTCCTTTTTGACGGCACTTTCAACATCTCTTCCAAGCCTCGTAGAGTTCTCCAAAGATAGGCCTTCCGTTACATTTTTAAGGCCCCCATTTTAATAACCAGACGGTAA belongs to Pyrococcus yayanosii CH1 and includes:
- a CDS encoding MinD/ParA family ATP-binding protein; this translates as MAVVVVTGRGGAGKTTTTANISTYFAQEDYRVLAIDGDLYLPNLGLHFALDNVKYTVHSVLKDPNMDPEWAIYRHKETGVYVMPGSSRLEDVLGISGQRLRDLVDNLRYKYPLIFVDSPTGVPFDTLPTFEAANYQIIVVEIERSPIYSFETMVENEVLKLKALGDRYGLKVGVVINKVREAADVIDKIVEVIEEEIGVPVLGVIPFDDSVPESINAGIPVLVYKPHSDASLAFKEAGQITEEWIFGSKG
- the hmgA gene encoding hydroxymethylglutaryl-CoA reductase (NADPH); the protein is MDIEELIEKVARGEIKLHQVEKYTEGDRRLATEIRRKALERKLGVKLEHIGHYSIDPNELIGRNIENMIGVVQIPMGVAGPLRINGEYARGDFYIPLATTEGALVASVNRGCSALTEAGGVVTTLLDDKMTRAPLIKCPNARKAREVAEWVKANIEYLQEKAVSKVTRHGKLRDVKPFIVGKNLYMRFEFETGDAMGMNMVTIASEEIMKVIEEHFPDVRYLALSGNLCVDKKPNAVNFILGRGKTVIAEAVVPRGIVERKLKTTPELIAEVNYLKNLVGSAQAGAYGFNAHFANIVGAIFLATGQDEAQITEGAHGITLAEVTPEGDLYISVTMPSLEIGTVGGGTRVPTQREALSIMGVAGGGDPPGVNAKKFAEIVAGAVLAGELSLLAAIAAKHLARAHKMLGR